The sequence ACAAAGTAAATAGAAATGACACACCAATTGGAATCCCAGAGCTTAACATTATGGCATgagaaaaaaacaattaattcaGTTCCAAAATCTTGTTCAACCACAGCAACTACACAACCATGGCCTCTGTTTTACTTCTCTGATGAGTTTGGACCTCTCTTCTTTCCAAAGCCAACAACTGCAAAcagttaaaaagaaaaacaaacaaactcaCTTTTTGTCACTATACCATCGATAAAGCATCGTATTTTATCCACGAAAAACAATCTATAACTGAAAGAAAATGCATTTCCTTCTATTATCTAGTCATCCTAAGACATGAATTTGGTCATAGTCTTCTCTGGtaatcaatcaatttttttgaaaagaacATATTTCATCTTTCCCCTAATCAAGAACATTTCCCACAAATAACAAAGATTGATTACTGAAAAACATCTCCCACAAATAACAAATTAAAGATCAATTTTTGTATACTAAAATCATATTCTGGTAAACAAGTTTCATTATTTGGGCCCAAAAATCCCAACTTGGGAAAATTTTCCAGAAAACTTAAAATATTGATATCGCGAGGATTAAAATTGACTATCGGATTAGAAGTAAGAAAACTATAATTAATCATCACTGATAGTGTAGTGAAAAAGACACAGGCTTACCCTAAGCATAAACAGcctcaacaaaatattttctagcAAGCGAAACTAAAGAACATGGaatcaaagaaaaaaagatggtaatttttgttttgattggTTTTTACAGCAAGCTAAACTAGGTAGTACAGAAACAAATctaaaagaaaaattcaaaaaaagagGGAAAATTAGGTTACCAGCAGTGACGAAGCGGCGGTTGTATTGCATGCGCTTGTGAGCACGGCCGCGGGGCTTCTTCTTCTTGTCCTGCTTCGCCACCTTCGGCGTCTGTCCTCTCACCTTTCCCGCACGCGCCAGTGATCCGTGTACCTTACCTGcaatttttcacaaataaacaacaatcaaTCGAAAGATTATCTAGACAAATAGATAATCGAAAGGTACAACAGATGATCGAGAACATACCCATGTTGATATTCTCTGAAACGCCGAGATGCCTCTGGGATTCTTTCCGACGCCGAAAATGGTGCTTAAACGGAAGATGCTAGGGTTAGGGTTTTGAGTGTATCAGGATTCTAAATGGGTTGGAGACTGGGGATGTTTAAACATGGGCCAGTAAAATGAACTTTTTAAAGAATTGCAATCATAGCCCAGTGGGCCAAAACCTTTGAAAGAACCTGGTGTATTCATAATATGATCAACATCACATTCGACTTGCTATAATTTCTCCATACATTGATATTTGCTCATTGTTGTTCTTTACATCTTTATAAACTTGTTCCGAGAACAATGATGAAACTTCATTATCTAGTTTAACTGAAAATTTATCTTAACACTCCACGCGGAAAAAATTGTGTAATCCAGCACAAGTCGGTATAAGTTCAGCTTGTGTTCTATTTGGAA comes from Primulina huaijiensis isolate GDHJ02 chromosome 17, ASM1229523v2, whole genome shotgun sequence and encodes:
- the LOC140963149 gene encoding small ribosomal subunit protein eS30z/eS30y/eS30x produces the protein MGKVHGSLARAGKVRGQTPKVAKQDKKKKPRGRAHKRMQYNRRFVTAVVGFGKKRGPNSSEK